The region TTTGGTTTATGGTACTGATAATGGAATATTATACACTTATCTCAATACAGGAACTGCAGCCGCACCTGCGTTTCAGTACTATCCCGATAATTTGAAAGTCATTAAGATTAATGCAAGCGGAGGTACAGCATCCTTGGCAGATTTTGACGGGGATGGTGATAATGATCTTATTAGTGGTAACTGGGATGGCAAATTCTTTTACTTCAGAAATGAAGGAACACCGGAACTTCCTGTTTTTAAACAAGTTACTGCACCATTTTCAAATATAGACGTAGGCTCTTACAGCACTCCTGTTTTTGTTGATATTGATAATGATGGAGATTATGATATCGTATCTGGTGCGATGGATGGAAAAGTTTATCTTTATATAAACAATAACGGTACCTTTACACAAAACACTACTATGTTTGGTACAATTGATATTGGATGGCAAAGTATCCCGTCGTTTGCAGATCTTAATGGCGATGGTCATCTTGATCTTCTTGTCGGTGCTGAAACTGGCAGTCAAACAAAATTTTACTTAAATGACGGCAATAATGTATTTACTGAAAACACAACTATGTTTACTGGGGTTACTTTCCCAAATTACGGCAGACCAACTCTTGCAGATATTGATAATGACGGCGATTTTGATTTAATAATTGGTGATAACTGGGGCACTATCAGATATTATAGAAACAATGGAACAGTAACCAGCCCTGAGTGGGTCAGAGAAGATTCATTATTTACAGGTATTGAGGTTCAACAAGGAACACATCCTGCATTTGCAGACCTTGATGGCGATTTCAGAAAAGATATGGTCATCGGCGAGTATAACGGAAACTTCCATTTTTATAAAAATCTGTTTTCACCTCTTACCGATGTTGAAGATCTGTATTCAGAATTACCATTTAGTTTTATCTTAAACCAAAATTTTCCAAATCCGTTTAATCCTGTTACAACAATAAGGTTCCAGATTACTGAGAGTGATTACACAACATTAAAGGTTTATGACATTCTTGGAAAAGAGATTGCAACACTTGTAAATGAATATAAAACTGCCGGCACTTATCAGGTTTACTTTGATGCAAAACAGCTTTCAAGCGGTACGTATTTTTATACATTACAAAACGGAAGTCAATCAATAACAAAACAGATGATGCTGATTAAATAATTTTCTAAACAGCTTATTTATTTCTTTGAGCCGTTAATATGACTATTAACGGCTTTTTTTAATTCTTACTTTTGTTTATTCACAAGCAACTAACATATATAACAAGCCTTCCACGATTATATAATTATTATGCCGCTTACTTCCCTATTTAATACCTAAACAATTCGGGTAAGTTTTGTGCATTAATAGCGGAAGATTGTTTTATAGTTTCCAAAATTCAACTTCATCAATCTTATAAGCAGAATTTCTGAATTTGTGTTTCCAATTTTATTAGTTTTGATTGAAACTCTGATTTTAACTGTTTAAATTAAGGTTGTAAGAAGTATTCAGTAATCGTAAAAACATTATGAAAGAGTTCTTCAGCGTTCAGGAAGTAGCAAAACTTCTGGACTTGAGTCATTCGGGAGTTTTGTATCATATAAAAAGCAAGAAGTTAAAATCCTTTCAGGTTGGAAAGATTTATATTATTAAAAGAGAGGATTTTGCTGACTTTTTAAAAGATCAAAAAAAAGAAAAGAAAACTAAAAAGAAACCCGAAGAGCCGCAGTTGTTTTAACTAATGCTTCGAATAATCAATCAACTTCTGTCTGTAGATTTCTAACTCTGTTTTGTCTGTTCCTGCAAGTTCTTTTATGCAATAACAATAAGCACCTAATACCGGTATAATAAGATTCTCATCATCCAAATAAAATTTATCCAGCTTTCTAATAACTGCGTCAAGATCAATCCGAGCAGATAATGGTGATTTTGAGAGGTTAACTATATCTTCATCACAATTGAATAAAGCAGGTGATTTACCTCTAGATAATCTCCGAAGTTTCTGATTATCAAGAATCGAAGCGAGATAATTCTGTTTGTAATCTACAAGCTTTTTTATCGGCTGCGAAAGAGACGTCCATGCATATCCGTTATCATAGCCCTTAGTTAGATGAATTTCTTGCGCCAAATTCAATGATTGAAAGCAATACAACAGGACAGGTATTAAAAACAGGAGTCTCATCTTTATAAAATTAAATAATCTCTTTTAAATAAATAAACTATCAAATACTTATGGTTTAAAATATTAAATTATTATCTGACAATTATTATTGCTTGGAATTATAATGAGTTCACATCTTCTCAGTAAATCTTCTTTTATACGCGGCGTTCAATGCGAAAAACATTTATATCTTTACAAATACCATTACAGCAAAATGGATCCGGTTTCTGAAATGCAGAATGCAGTATTTAACCGCGGGACAGATGTTGGGAAGCTGGCACAACAGCTTTTCCCTGATGGAATTGATGCTTCACCAAAAACTATAGTTGAATATCACAAAGCAATAGCACAAACTAAAGAGCTGATACAGAATAAACAAAAAGTAATCTATGAAGCTTCATTTAATTTTAGCAACGTCTTATCCATAGCTGATATAGTTATTAATGAAGGAGATTCTCTCGAAATATTTGAAGTTAAAAGTTCCGTTTCAATTTCAGAAACTTATCTGCAGGATGCGGCTCTGCAATACTGGGTAATTTCCAACAGCGGTTATAGCATAAAAGATTTTTCCATTGTTTATATAAATAATAAATATGTAAGGAATGGAGAGCTTGACTTAAATGTGCTTTTTAAGACTGAATCAGTTTTAAATACAATTTTATCAATGCAGGATTGGGTGGAAGAAAAAGTTAATCGCTTTAAGGAAGTATTGAGAGAAACATCAATCCCTGATATAGATATTGGAGAGCATTGTCATATACCCTATATCTGTTCATTCTTTCACTATTGCAGAAAGCATATTCCAGATAATTCAGTGTTCGATCTTTCCGGTTTGCATCTGGATAAAAAATATGATTTATACAGAAACGGAATAATAAAGCTTGAAGATATTCCCGACGATGTAAAACTACCCAAATCAGCCCAGCTACAGCTTGATGTTTATAAGAGCAAAAAAAGTATAATTGATATTGATGCTATTAAGGATTTCCTATCCGGACTTAACTATCCAATTTACTTTATGGATTTTGAAACATTTCAGCCTGCCGTTCCGATGTTTGATAATTCAAAACCGTATATGCAAATACCTTTTCAGTATTCTGTTCATTATAAGAAAAGTAAAAAAAGCAAACCTGAGCATTTTGATTTTTTAGCTGAGGCATCAACTGATCCGAGAATTAAATTCATTACTAATCTCTTAAAAGTAACCAAAGGCAAAGGAGATATAATTACTTATAATAAAACATTTGAGATTACCCGGTTAAAAGAAATCGCAGAAACTTTCCCTGAGTTTAATGATGAGATTCAAGATAGAATCAGCCGCATAAAAGATTTAATGCTGCCTTTCCAAAAAAAATATTATTATTCAAACGATATGAAAGGCTCGTATTCAATTAAATATGTTCTGCCCGCGCTAATACCGGAATTAAGCTATGAGAATTTACAAATTAATGAGGGCGGACTTGCATCAATTAAATTTGAAAGTTTATTCAAAGAAACTGATTTAATGAAGATTGCTGATATCCGGACAAATCTTCTTGAATATTGTAAACTGGATACTTTTGCTATGGTCAAGTTGTTAGAAAAGTTAGAGTCATTTTAAATTTAATTACTCAAACTTTAAATACTTCTCAAACCAGTTTCTCTTCATATCATCAACTTCTTTTCTGTGGGATTTTAAAAAGTGATCTCCATCCTCAAGCATAACCAAACGATAAGGAATTTTAAGCTCCAACAACTTATAAGAGAGGTCTATTGAATCATTTGGAGTAACCTGCTCATCGTTATTACCGTGAATAATCAGCAATGGAGTGGTTTGCGGAAGTTTCTCCGGAAAATTAATTATTGATCTTTTCTCACAACTGCTTTTAAAATCATTTTCCTTAAATTGTTTTGAAGTCTGCTCATACAGCCTTTTCTTAAATTTACTTTCTTCGCCACTGCACCTTAGATTTGCAATTCCTCCGATGACAACAGCAGCTTTGAAAATATTTGTTCTTGTTAAAGTAAGATAAGTCATCATTCCGCCGCGGCTCCAGCCTTCAATTCCCCAAATCTTAGTATCAGCTTGTGGAATTTCATCAGCAATAGATACCAGATTAAGGACATCATTCAAATCATCACCGCCAAAATCATCATGCCCCTCTCCGCCGTCATTACCTCGGTATTGAGAAGAAAAAACACAAAAGCCCCAGCTTGCTATTTGTCCAAACATACCGCGTGCAGTAAATTTATCAATCGCTCCGGAATTGCCAATTCCCCCGCGGCACCAGATAATACAAGGATATTTTTTTAAGTTATCTTTTGGATAAGCAATGTAGCCTTTTACTTTTAATCCGTCTGACCAATAAGTGATTTTTTCGACTACAGTTTTTGTAAGGACGTCTTTACCCCAGCCGCTCTCAATCATTAATTCCTGCTGAGCAGTTGGTGAAATTATTTTTCTTTCAAGAATTCTACTTTTCATTTTTTCTTAATTGTATTTGTTATACTGT is a window of Ignavibacterium sp. DNA encoding:
- a CDS encoding T9SS type A sorting domain-containing protein, which gives rise to MKKFLLLVVFFISSNLFAQNWLYVDSVFNVSGVSVSNFSAPFFADLNNDGYLDIILGSIDDKAEFFWSNPHTFPTTFTKDNSVLENIYAGGIAGTNADYPVLFDLDGDGDLDLVIGGYNGLLYYENTGTIYAPQFEAGDTIFAGVNLLIGTDPKPAFVDIDDDGDLDLFVGIGESILGGPEAGITMGFRNTGTATNPVFTLDNSLVTGIGDIGLNSYPTFADIDGDGDYDLLLGRDLQTLVYFRNTGTKQSHVWTINATLFGGVESNTYWKQPALADIDNDGDFDLVYGTDNGILYTYLNTGTAAAPAFQYYPDNLKVIKINASGGTASLADFDGDGDNDLISGNWDGKFFYFRNEGTPELPVFKQVTAPFSNIDVGSYSTPVFVDIDNDGDYDIVSGAMDGKVYLYINNNGTFTQNTTMFGTIDIGWQSIPSFADLNGDGHLDLLVGAETGSQTKFYLNDGNNVFTENTTMFTGVTFPNYGRPTLADIDNDGDFDLIIGDNWGTIRYYRNNGTVTSPEWVREDSLFTGIEVQQGTHPAFADLDGDFRKDMVIGEYNGNFHFYKNLFSPLTDVEDLYSELPFSFILNQNFPNPFNPVTTIRFQITESDYTTLKVYDILGKEIATLVNEYKTAGTYQVYFDAKQLSSGTYFYTLQNGSQSITKQMMLIK
- a CDS encoding helix-turn-helix domain-containing protein produces the protein MKEFFSVQEVAKLLDLSHSGVLYHIKSKKLKSFQVGKIYIIKREDFADFLKDQKKEKKTKKKPEEPQLF
- a CDS encoding DUF2779 domain-containing protein, with protein sequence MSSHLLSKSSFIRGVQCEKHLYLYKYHYSKMDPVSEMQNAVFNRGTDVGKLAQQLFPDGIDASPKTIVEYHKAIAQTKELIQNKQKVIYEASFNFSNVLSIADIVINEGDSLEIFEVKSSVSISETYLQDAALQYWVISNSGYSIKDFSIVYINNKYVRNGELDLNVLFKTESVLNTILSMQDWVEEKVNRFKEVLRETSIPDIDIGEHCHIPYICSFFHYCRKHIPDNSVFDLSGLHLDKKYDLYRNGIIKLEDIPDDVKLPKSAQLQLDVYKSKKSIIDIDAIKDFLSGLNYPIYFMDFETFQPAVPMFDNSKPYMQIPFQYSVHYKKSKKSKPEHFDFLAEASTDPRIKFITNLLKVTKGKGDIITYNKTFEITRLKEIAETFPEFNDEIQDRISRIKDLMLPFQKKYYYSNDMKGSYSIKYVLPALIPELSYENLQINEGGLASIKFESLFKETDLMKIADIRTNLLEYCKLDTFAMVKLLEKLESF
- a CDS encoding prolyl oligopeptidase family serine peptidase, encoding MKSRILERKIISPTAQQELMIESGWGKDVLTKTVVEKITYWSDGLKVKGYIAYPKDNLKKYPCIIWCRGGIGNSGAIDKFTARGMFGQIASWGFCVFSSQYRGNDGGEGHDDFGGDDLNDVLNLVSIADEIPQADTKIWGIEGWSRGGMMTYLTLTRTNIFKAAVVIGGIANLRCSGEESKFKKRLYEQTSKQFKENDFKSSCEKRSIINFPEKLPQTTPLLIIHGNNDEQVTPNDSIDLSYKLLELKIPYRLVMLEDGDHFLKSHRKEVDDMKRNWFEKYLKFE